The sequence below is a genomic window from Uranotaenia lowii strain MFRU-FL chromosome 2, ASM2978415v1, whole genome shotgun sequence.
tgaatttttttttgggattttaaacaagttggtttattcatccccaaacaCTTGTGAACTAAAAAGAAAAACGGGaataaaaatttgtatcaaTATCCTTTAAATTGGTTATGATTGAATGATTTACTTTTTACAAAACTAAATGGTAGTCGATCAAAGATGATTGGTATCTTATCGAGACATCTTGATAAAAATAGATAAGGAGCTGAGAGATTTATCAACGAATACGAACGTCTAGGTTTGTatgttttcgtttcgtttcacTTCATCAACTTACGTTTCCGAGCTGGATGACTCACGCGATGACGTCGAAGAACTGCTGGGACTGCAGTCGTTACTGTTGTTTACACTGCCGCCCGTTGCACTATCATCGCTGCTGCTGTGATAAGAAGGTGGCAGAGTCGTCGCAATAAACTTCAACATCTCAAAGTCGTCCTCGCTGAAGCACTCGCACATCAAAATTCGATCCTGATACTCATCGAACGATATACTGTGACCTTGGACCAGATGCTTGGACAGATGAATGCCATCGTGGAAGGAATAATCCTCCAGAAAACACACGCACACCGGACATCGAACGCAGAACGGAATGTCCAGATGTTCGAGGGTGACATGATCGTACAGGTCCGATACGCTAAGCCTCTGGCGATCGCAGTATGGGCAGCTGAAAACTCCTACCTCCAGCAGAAGGTCCGGCTCGTTTACGCTGCCGCCGTATCGATCCATAAGCTGTTTGTTCGTTATCATTTGTTGTTTAGGGTGATCGCGATGCTCACATTGGAACTCCTGGTCATCTTCACATGTCAAGCAAACATACCtctcatgatgatgatgatgatgatgatacctGCAACAGTTCGCTGAGATTTTGGCAAAAGGAATTATAATAGAATCTTTTCTTGAAAGTAAAAGGAAAATAATAAATGGAGCCCACTTACAATCCATCTTTGCTTGTCTAAAACTATTGCACAAATGATGCAATCGGCAGTTTCAAGTTCGCCTCCCAGACGACTCTTATCAGCAATCTAGGAAAACTATAGCAGAAGAAATGTAATGATAGCATCAGTTCGAGGGTTTTATTGATATTGCTCACAAACTATAGATAGGGGAACTGCCGATAGTGAAGGTGTCCCTGAAAATGAGAGTAAACCACGGAGAGCAACCATAGTTAGCACTTTGGCACTTACTTTGGCTGTAACTGCACATGTTTGGAGAATTTGATTCGATCATTAACAGATCAAGAAAATTTCTCTCCAGGAATATGTACCACAAAAAAAGTAGTAGTGAACTAGTAACTGCGTTGCGCGAAAGTAAATTGTGACTCACCGCttgtaaaaaaaagatagaaagcACGTCttgcaaaaaatatataaataaaacaatttttgcgAATCATTCGAATGAGCGTTGAGTTTCTCTGTATAGTGACTTGTATTCGGTCGATAAATCTTCGATAACTTGACGAAAACTTCAGTGTTTAGGAGCTAAAATATCTCTACACAAAGTTTTTGGGATCTATATTGTTAGATATACATACTTGGTAATAGAAAGTACTATGTCCACTAGCCTATCCATACAGAATAAACGTAGACGCAAATAGAAGAAGCTCAACTAAGGATATGAATGTACTTGTCAAAGATAAGAAAATGGATTCCCCTTTATTAGAAATTAAGGCACAGCATCTTATTTAACAGAAATGGCAAACACTCAAggaaattactaaaaattaacaaaaagacaaaaataacaaaaatgataaaaaataatgagtaTGATAAATACAatcaatgacaaaatgacaaaaatcacaaaataaaaaaaatgtcgaaaatacaaagaaatatttaaaaaatacaactttagaaaataaaaatataaaaaaagacgtAGATTaacgaaaactttcaaaaaaaatataaaaatgacaagaaaacaataatgacaacaataacaaaaataacaaaactacgaaattgataaaattggtatATTTAcgataatttcaaaaacaacagAAATGGGGCAACTATGACGCAAacaacagaaattaaaaaaatgacaaaaattagaaaactgGCAAGCATTACGAAAACTGAAAAGAATAGTTaataatgacgaaaatgacaaaaaaaatagtacaattttgacaaatctgaaaaactagctgaaaattataaaattttgttgatctcaaaaataacaaaaattttaaatttacataacttaatttaaaaaaactgacaaaaattacaaaaatcactagaataacaaaattgataaacaataataaaactgaCACAGttgacgaaaaagaaaaaaaaaaatgatggcaTTTAtttgaggaagaaaaaaatcaattaaaaaacttgcaatattgaaaaaaaattaaaaaatataacaataatgcaaaaaaataaagaaaaaagcttgaaaataaccaaaaaaattaaaatactggAATATGTTtgcaataaatatttaaatgagGTAGTGCCGAGGCAGCCCCACTCTAGTATGGGTACCGGCTGTGAATTTGTTacgaaaatgtcatttttttaagctattaaaaaaaatctgcaaaaaaaaaaaaattaacttggtGTCGTGTTCCCAGAAGAATGAAAAGCAAGTTGACTAAACTAGAGTATATGTTTATTCAAGCAAGTGCGACAACTGAATGactgagcttttttttttatctgggatTTTAAACTTGTTTGCTTATTCATCCCGTAGATTTAGCCGTTTCACGTTGTTAGctagcatttttttcttttcggtgttgttttctgtatgtgtttttgttttttgttttttttcttgtattttttgttttttttttttgagaagtgAAAAGAGAAAAGATAGTACATAACAAAAGGGAAGATCTTGTGcttttttcaagatttatgTGGAAAGGAAAGAGAAAGATAGTGGATAACAAACATTGATTCATATTTCAAAGAAGAGTTTGGATTTGTTGAGGAaagaaataagttttttctcTTCGTGG
It includes:
- the LOC129744644 gene encoding uncharacterized protein LOC129744644; the encoded protein is MDSNCCRYHHHHHHHERYVCLTCEDDQEFQCEHRDHPKQQMITNKQLMDRYGGSVNEPDLLLEVGVFSCPYCDRQRLSVSDLYDHVTLEHLDIPFCVRCPVCVCFLEDYSFHDGIHLSKHLVQGHSISFDEYQDRILMCECFSEDDFEMLKFIATTLPPSYHSSSDDSATGGSVNNSNDCSPSSSSTSSRESSSSETSRLGQSCSICFDLIFDKDNTTWVLPCKHKFHPECIDRWVQQNNSCPICRKMINI